A single genomic interval of Metasolibacillus fluoroglycofenilyticus harbors:
- a CDS encoding DegV family protein: MGRIHIVTDSTCDLTKEEITKHGIHVVPLTISIGQNTYVDGIDIEPITFMDIMKRSSELPKSSQPAPGKFKELYDELGKDGDQVLSIHMTGGMSGTVQSARQAAEMTTSDVTVVDSRFIAFGLAFQIREAIRLRDEGASMEDIVARLDVVRENTNLYVVVDTLENLIKGGRIGKGKGMIGSLLNIKPIASLEGGEYTPVSKARSHKQVVNYLFKQFQEDTAGKTVKGVGLSHAGGLQTMGQPLLDLIKSTGFDNAEIAFTSPIISTHTGPGAIGFIYFAE, from the coding sequence GTGGGACGAATTCATATTGTAACTGATTCAACGTGTGATTTAACGAAAGAGGAAATTACGAAACATGGCATACATGTTGTGCCATTAACAATTTCAATTGGACAAAATACATATGTAGATGGGATAGATATAGAACCTATCACATTTATGGATATAATGAAACGTTCATCTGAGCTCCCAAAAAGTTCACAGCCTGCACCTGGAAAATTTAAAGAGCTATACGACGAGCTTGGAAAAGATGGCGACCAAGTTTTATCAATTCATATGACAGGTGGTATGAGTGGCACAGTTCAATCTGCTCGACAAGCTGCTGAAATGACGACTTCAGATGTGACAGTTGTGGATTCACGCTTTATTGCATTTGGTCTAGCATTCCAAATCCGTGAAGCGATTCGCTTACGCGATGAAGGCGCTTCAATGGAGGATATTGTAGCGCGCTTAGATGTAGTGCGTGAGAATACGAACTTATATGTTGTTGTTGATACGCTAGAAAACTTAATTAAAGGTGGCCGTATCGGTAAAGGCAAGGGGATGATTGGTTCATTATTAAATATTAAGCCAATCGCTAGCTTAGAGGGCGGAGAATATACACCTGTATCAAAAGCACGTAGTCATAAACAAGTCGTCAATTATTTATTTAAACAGTTCCAAGAAGATACTGCTGGTAAAACAGTTAAAGGTGTAGGTCTCTCACATGCAGGTGGGTTACAGACGATGGGACAGCCGTTGTTGGATTTAATTAAATCCACAGGCTTTGATAATGCAGAAATTGCATTTACTTCACCAATTATTAGTACACATACAGGTCCAGGAGCAATTGGCTTTATTTATTTTGCGGAATAG
- the trhA gene encoding PAQR family membrane homeostasis protein TrhA, producing the protein MQNIVFDYKSKNEELWNAITHGIGLFISIPVCVVLILQAIATGGVVEVVSYSIFGASLIILFLNSTLLHSMPLRFKRLFAILDHSAIYILIAGTYTPFLVVILDGVLSITLLCIIWGIAIFGVVFKCLFIHRFETFSLGLYIAMGWLIIFVIKPVYAFLQLEGFLLLLAGGLFFTFGAIFYAWHRLPYNHAIWHLFVIAGCACMVGCVLFYL; encoded by the coding sequence ATGCAAAACATCGTTTTCGATTACAAATCAAAAAATGAAGAGCTATGGAATGCAATTACACATGGTATTGGCTTATTTATCAGCATCCCTGTTTGTGTCGTTCTTATTTTACAAGCTATTGCTACAGGCGGCGTTGTCGAAGTCGTCTCATACAGTATTTTTGGGGCATCGCTTATCATATTATTTTTAAACTCTACACTACTACATAGCATGCCTTTACGCTTTAAACGCCTTTTTGCAATTCTTGACCATTCAGCTATCTATATTTTAATCGCTGGAACGTACACACCGTTTTTAGTCGTTATTTTAGATGGCGTTTTAAGCATTACATTATTATGTATTATTTGGGGTATTGCGATATTTGGGGTCGTTTTTAAATGTTTATTTATTCATCGCTTCGAGACATTTTCTTTAGGCCTGTATATCGCAATGGGCTGGCTCATCATTTTTGTGATAAAGCCGGTTTATGCATTTTTACAATTGGAAGGCTTTTTATTGCTGCTAGCAGGTGGACTGTTCTTTACATTCGGCGCTATTTTCTACGCTTGGCATCGACTCCCTTACAATCATGCAATTTGGCATCTTTTCGTTATCGCAGGCTGTGCTTGTATGGTAGGATGTGTGCTATTTTATTTGTAA
- a CDS encoding DUF6612 family protein: protein MQKKMLLALTGVAVIAAGCSTTATPKENTTEKSDLSLEEVFTKSVERQSEIQSFNATITMTQVMDIGDGSKADTTANLKMGAVKEPMQFFVDGSISMTEQTNGEKFDMPLKMYMTANDGFYAYDSASETWLKLQQEASLEELLNQAGVQADVSEQLKLLEKYADDFTFEQTNNEYILTLNASGDKFKQLIEEQVAMTMPDAPVEQLENLSFDDTTYQLTIDKKTYDMKEMKMDMIITMEVEGITAKIDQKSTTKYEDFNNTTITIPQEALDNAQEVQ, encoded by the coding sequence ATGCAGAAAAAAATGTTGTTAGCATTAACCGGTGTAGCAGTTATTGCTGCCGGCTGTAGCACAACGGCGACACCGAAAGAAAATACGACTGAAAAAAGCGATTTATCACTAGAAGAAGTATTTACAAAGAGTGTTGAGAGACAAAGTGAAATTCAAAGCTTTAATGCAACAATTACAATGACACAAGTAATGGATATTGGAGATGGCTCAAAAGCCGATACAACAGCTAATTTAAAAATGGGTGCAGTAAAAGAACCTATGCAATTTTTTGTTGATGGTTCAATTTCCATGACAGAACAAACAAATGGTGAAAAATTCGATATGCCACTCAAAATGTATATGACTGCCAATGATGGTTTTTATGCTTACGACAGCGCATCAGAAACATGGTTAAAGCTGCAGCAAGAAGCTTCATTAGAGGAATTACTAAATCAAGCAGGGGTACAAGCAGATGTTTCTGAGCAACTAAAATTGTTAGAAAAATATGCTGATGACTTTACATTTGAGCAAACGAATAATGAATATATTTTAACGCTAAATGCTAGCGGCGATAAATTTAAACAATTAATCGAAGAGCAAGTAGCAATGACAATGCCTGATGCGCCTGTTGAACAATTAGAAAATCTATCTTTTGATGACACTACTTATCAATTAACGATTGATAAAAAGACGTATGATATGAAAGAAATGAAGATGGATATGATTATTACAATGGAAGTGGAAGGCATAACAGCGAAGATTGACCAGAAATCAACAACAAAATACGAAGATTTTAATAATACAACGATTACAATTCCTCAAGAAGCACTAGATAACGCGCAGGAAGTACAGTAA
- a CDS encoding flotillin family protein: MIETLGIIGVVVVIILIFLGIYVAKYRTAGPDEALIVTGSYLGSKNVHTDETGNRIKIIRGGGTFVFPVFQQAEPLSLLSSKLDVTTPEVYTEQGVPVMADGTAIIKIGGSISEIATAAEQFLGKEKHEREMEAREVLEGHLRSILGSMTVEEIYKNRDKFSQEVQRVASQDLAKMGLVIVSFTIKDVRDKNGYLESLGKPRIAQVKRDADIATAEADKETRIKRAQADQEAQKAELARATEIAEAEKDNQLKVAEYRREQDIARARADQAYELETARAKQEVTEQEMQVQIIERQKQIELEEREILRRERQYDSEVKKKADAERYAIEQQAAAEKMKQLTQADAEKYRIEAQAQAEAERIRLDGLAKADAERAQGTAEAEIIRLRGLAEAEAKQKIAEAFEQYGQAAVLDMIVRMMPEYAKQVASPLANIDKITVVDTGGGEGGGANKVTSYATNLMGSLQETLKASSGIDVKELIEAYVGKSAVKQYAQQMPVAVPTSVQQKEEKSETVVTEE, from the coding sequence ATGATTGAAACTTTAGGTATTATTGGGGTTGTCGTAGTTATTATTCTTATATTTTTAGGAATTTATGTGGCAAAATATCGTACAGCAGGCCCAGACGAAGCATTAATTGTAACAGGGAGCTACTTAGGTTCAAAAAATGTCCACACTGATGAGACTGGAAACCGTATCAAAATTATTCGCGGGGGCGGTACATTCGTATTCCCGGTATTCCAACAAGCAGAGCCATTAAGCCTGTTATCAAGTAAATTAGATGTGACGACACCAGAAGTGTATACAGAGCAAGGTGTACCAGTTATGGCAGATGGTACAGCAATTATCAAAATTGGCGGTTCCATTTCTGAAATTGCTACAGCAGCAGAACAATTTTTAGGCAAGGAAAAGCATGAGCGTGAAATGGAAGCACGTGAAGTATTAGAAGGACATTTACGTTCGATTTTAGGCTCGATGACAGTAGAGGAAATCTATAAAAATCGTGATAAATTCTCACAGGAAGTACAACGTGTGGCATCACAGGACTTAGCGAAAATGGGTCTTGTTATCGTATCTTTTACAATTAAAGATGTACGTGACAAAAATGGTTACCTTGAATCACTGGGTAAACCACGTATTGCACAAGTAAAGCGCGATGCGGATATTGCAACAGCAGAGGCAGATAAAGAAACACGTATTAAACGTGCACAAGCGGATCAAGAGGCACAAAAGGCTGAGCTAGCACGTGCAACAGAAATCGCCGAAGCGGAAAAGGATAATCAATTAAAGGTTGCAGAATATCGCCGCGAGCAAGATATAGCACGAGCACGAGCAGACCAAGCGTATGAGTTAGAAACAGCTCGCGCGAAGCAGGAAGTTACAGAGCAGGAAATGCAAGTACAAATTATTGAGCGTCAAAAGCAAATTGAGCTTGAGGAACGTGAGATTTTACGTCGTGAGCGTCAATATGATTCGGAAGTGAAGAAAAAGGCGGATGCTGAGCGCTATGCGATTGAGCAGCAAGCAGCAGCAGAGAAAATGAAGCAGCTAACGCAGGCAGATGCGGAGAAATATCGTATTGAAGCACAAGCTCAAGCGGAAGCAGAGCGTATTCGTCTTGACGGTTTAGCAAAGGCAGATGCGGAGCGTGCACAAGGTACGGCTGAAGCTGAAATTATTCGCCTGCGCGGTTTAGCCGAAGCTGAAGCGAAGCAAAAAATCGCCGAAGCATTTGAGCAGTATGGTCAAGCGGCTGTGTTAGATATGATTGTACGCATGATGCCAGAATATGCGAAGCAAGTGGCAAGTCCATTAGCGAATATCGACAAAATTACAGTTGTTGATACTGGCGGTGGAGAAGGCGGAGGAGCAAATAAAGTTACTTCGTACGCAACAAATTTAATGGGTTCCTTGCAGGAAACATTAAAAGCTTCATCAGGCATTGATGTTAAAGAATTAATTGAAGCATATGTGGGCAAAAGCGCTGTCAAACAATACGCACAGCAAATGCCTGTAGCAGTGCCAACATCGGTACAACAAAAAGAAGAAAAATCTGAAACAGTAGTAACAGAAGAGTAA
- a CDS encoding undecaprenyl-diphosphate phosphatase, protein MENFDFIVLIKHIIIGLVQGFTEPIPVSSSGHVMIASELLGMGEQGFTFAILTNTASLIAICYIFREDIARLITHSLQYLKTKEKRYLSDFKFSMFVIVGTIPAGVLGVLLSDVIAENSSMTTIAITLFITGIALWLIRNLRGTKRDGDLKLKDAIIVGCGQAVALMPGISRSGATIISSLAVGMKQDTALRFSFMLYIPISLGGVVLGVKDFIEHPAEQALIIPYVATFIATMLMTYFAMRWFMGIMKNGKLAYFSYYCFIVGALLLIFY, encoded by the coding sequence ATGGAAAATTTCGATTTTATTGTTTTGATTAAGCACATTATTATTGGTTTAGTACAAGGATTTACGGAGCCAATTCCGGTTTCATCAAGCGGTCATGTTATGATTGCTAGTGAGCTACTTGGGATGGGGGAGCAAGGCTTTACATTTGCGATTTTAACAAATACTGCATCACTCATCGCCATTTGTTATATTTTTCGTGAAGATATTGCACGTCTTATCACGCATTCATTGCAGTATTTAAAAACGAAAGAGAAACGTTACCTATCAGATTTTAAATTTTCAATGTTTGTTATCGTCGGTACGATTCCAGCAGGCGTGCTTGGTGTGCTTTTAAGTGATGTTATCGCAGAAAATTCGAGCATGACGACGATTGCGATTACGCTTTTTATTACGGGGATCGCCCTTTGGTTAATCCGAAATTTACGTGGAACTAAGCGCGATGGTGATTTAAAATTAAAAGATGCCATTATTGTTGGATGTGGGCAGGCGGTTGCTTTAATGCCAGGAATAAGCCGTTCTGGGGCAACGATTATTTCCTCGTTAGCTGTAGGGATGAAGCAGGATACAGCTTTGCGTTTTTCATTTATGCTATATATTCCAATTAGCTTAGGCGGTGTTGTATTAGGCGTAAAGGATTTTATCGAACACCCTGCTGAACAAGCGCTTATTATTCCTTATGTTGCGACATTTATTGCAACAATGCTCATGACTTATTTTGCAATGCGATGGTTTATGGGCATTATGAAAAATGGAAAACTAGCTTACTTTTCATATTATTGCTTCATTGTCGGTGCATTGTTGTTAATTTTTTATTAA
- the abc-f gene encoding ribosomal protection-like ABC-F family protein — protein MMELLKIHDVTIELEQAILLQNVSLSLIEGEIVGIVGKNGAGKSTLLHLLNGELRQSAGVLQWQRSVEPVYIVQEQETYDEQYSGEAELLAKWHVPSNEYATLSGGEKLKLRLAYGFSKAKDVLLLDEPTNHLDKESIELLIEQIKAYKGTILVASHDRAFLDQVATTIWAIENTKITTYNGNYTHYKKVRADERKAQQHAYEQQQKKIERIEGQLTNLTNWSNKAHAASTKQEGFKEYHRVKAKRTDAQIKSKRKRLEQELRVAKVEQVAKPYEVQFEINATAKRGKRFLEVTGIEKCLANKLLFSSQHFTVMHGEKVALVGRNGAGKTTFLQMIMGKETYRGKLWLSPTASIGYLSQNVFDLPLEQTPAQVFYRETFEARSEVQHLMKQLGFTAMHWQNPIATMSMGERVKLKLMQFILQNKDVLLLDEPTNHLDIESREQLEATLQQFSGTIIAVSHDHYFLQQITSEQLVIQDGVLSKNTIKQEIQQNTSVSLLALETERQAILGKLSLAKPNSTQYMELDKRFNELTKEINALKKS, from the coding sequence ATTATGGAACTATTGAAAATACATGATGTAACGATTGAATTAGAGCAGGCTATTTTACTGCAAAATGTAAGCCTATCACTTATTGAAGGGGAAATTGTCGGCATCGTAGGAAAAAACGGTGCTGGTAAATCTACCCTGCTGCATTTATTAAATGGAGAGCTTCGGCAAAGTGCAGGTGTACTACAATGGCAACGCTCTGTTGAGCCTGTATATATCGTGCAGGAGCAAGAAACGTATGATGAACAGTATAGCGGGGAGGCGGAGCTATTAGCAAAATGGCACGTACCTTCTAATGAGTATGCAACATTAAGCGGTGGAGAGAAGCTGAAATTACGCTTAGCCTATGGTTTTTCGAAGGCAAAGGATGTGCTGCTATTAGATGAACCAACGAACCATTTAGATAAAGAAAGTATCGAGCTATTAATTGAGCAAATAAAGGCATATAAAGGGACGATTTTAGTCGCTTCACATGACCGTGCATTTTTAGATCAAGTGGCAACAACAATTTGGGCAATTGAAAATACTAAAATTACGACTTATAACGGCAACTATACGCATTATAAAAAAGTGAGAGCAGATGAACGAAAGGCGCAGCAGCATGCGTATGAGCAGCAACAAAAAAAGATTGAGCGCATTGAAGGGCAATTAACGAATTTAACCAATTGGTCAAATAAGGCACATGCTGCATCCACTAAGCAGGAAGGCTTTAAAGAATATCATCGAGTGAAAGCCAAGCGTACAGATGCCCAAATAAAATCGAAAAGAAAGCGTTTAGAGCAGGAGCTAAGGGTAGCGAAGGTGGAGCAGGTAGCTAAGCCATATGAGGTGCAATTTGAAATAAATGCAACAGCGAAGCGTGGTAAGCGATTTTTAGAGGTGACAGGAATCGAAAAATGTCTAGCGAACAAGCTACTATTTAGCAGTCAACATTTTACAGTTATGCATGGTGAAAAAGTAGCGTTAGTTGGCAGGAATGGTGCGGGCAAAACGACCTTTTTACAAATGATTATGGGCAAGGAGACTTATAGGGGCAAGCTTTGGTTATCACCAACTGCATCTATTGGCTATTTATCACAAAATGTTTTTGATTTACCTTTAGAGCAAACACCTGCACAAGTTTTCTATCGTGAAACATTTGAAGCAAGAAGTGAAGTCCAGCATTTAATGAAGCAGCTTGGCTTTACTGCGATGCACTGGCAAAATCCAATTGCCACAATGAGTATGGGGGAACGGGTCAAACTCAAGCTCATGCAATTTATTTTGCAAAATAAAGATGTTTTACTATTAGATGAGCCGACAAACCATTTAGATATTGAATCGCGAGAACAGCTAGAAGCAACATTGCAGCAATTTTCAGGAACCATTATTGCGGTCTCGCATGACCATTATTTCTTACAGCAAATTACGAGCGAGCAGCTAGTCATTCAAGATGGCGTGCTAAGTAAAAATACAATAAAACAAGAAATTCAACAAAATACGAGTGTCTCATTATTGGCACTTGAAACAGAGCGGCAGGCGATACTAGGAAAACTAAGTCTTGCTAAACCGAATTCTACGCAGTATATGGAGCTCGACAAGCGCTTCAACGAGTTAACAAAAGAAATAAATGCATTGAAAAAGAGCTAA
- a CDS encoding methyl-accepting chemotaxis protein yields the protein MQHWSIRIKIGLLFFIPIIILTTILILNMLLNQQNFNALKTLLYDKVYTAETSLIEADRDLYQAHLAIIRMLESTSTQNYETEYASYEENIEQVSSRVQTAFQLLQETEAFTTLIHEQSGQTMEQSFNDFHESFTLWQSQLAPSIQQMQSMNSFARNSIYAAIEQIDVTFEAARSNLDEIEQLININAQQSMDSLNAMNKQNNLIIIATLVIIMGVIIFIGMNLISKIVHVISTIMRETEEIAKGHLSEETVQFNRRDELGKLADSVNTMKEYLRTLVLSVDRAAEDVVETSNVVSAVVEETTVSIENISNAIHDMAKGASQGAIDAETTNEKVQEVSYQVELVSDVTSSMLEQSHEATTASEEGMKQVAQLRETANASTKVLSEVHEVMSELLTKVTSIDTVIDVISSIADQTNLLALNASIEAARAGEHGKGFAVVADEVRKLAEESASAATQIRETIQLMLKESTNASNALKQTQMITSKQEQVTSETEHAFKTIYQAIETIQHSISEVSQGMRNISSLQNDTATAIESMTAITEQTAATTEEISASADEQNRAIESVAHSADELQSLSKELKNILSKFSY from the coding sequence ATGCAGCATTGGTCAATTCGTATCAAAATAGGTTTATTATTTTTTATTCCTATCATCATTCTTACTACGATACTCATTCTAAACATGCTTTTAAACCAACAGAACTTTAATGCATTAAAAACACTATTATATGACAAAGTGTATACTGCTGAAACAAGCTTAATTGAGGCAGATCGTGATTTATATCAAGCCCATTTAGCTATTATTCGCATGCTAGAAAGTACAAGCACTCAAAATTATGAGACCGAATATGCTAGCTATGAGGAAAATATTGAGCAAGTATCAAGTCGAGTGCAAACGGCATTCCAGCTTTTACAGGAAACAGAGGCTTTTACTACATTAATACATGAGCAGTCTGGACAAACAATGGAACAGAGCTTTAATGATTTTCATGAAAGCTTCACCCTTTGGCAAAGTCAGCTTGCCCCTTCTATACAGCAAATGCAATCAATGAATAGCTTCGCGCGTAACAGTATATATGCAGCAATTGAGCAAATTGATGTAACTTTTGAAGCAGCACGTAGCAATTTGGATGAAATTGAGCAATTAATAAATATTAACGCACAGCAATCAATGGATAGCTTAAATGCTATGAACAAGCAAAACAATCTAATTATTATCGCTACTTTAGTCATTATAATGGGCGTCATTATTTTCATTGGTATGAATTTAATCTCAAAAATTGTCCATGTTATTTCAACAATTATGCGCGAAACAGAGGAAATTGCGAAGGGTCATCTTTCGGAAGAGACCGTACAGTTTAACCGTCGTGATGAATTAGGCAAGCTTGCCGATTCTGTCAATACAATGAAGGAATATTTACGTACACTCGTACTGTCAGTTGACCGTGCAGCAGAAGATGTTGTCGAAACGTCTAATGTTGTTAGTGCCGTCGTTGAAGAAACAACCGTTTCGATTGAAAATATTTCAAATGCGATTCATGATATGGCAAAGGGGGCTTCTCAGGGGGCTATTGATGCAGAAACGACAAACGAAAAAGTACAAGAGGTTTCCTATCAGGTTGAACTTGTTTCCGACGTGACTAGCAGCATGCTGGAGCAATCACATGAAGCGACGACTGCTAGCGAAGAAGGAATGAAGCAAGTAGCACAGCTACGTGAAACTGCAAACGCTTCCACAAAAGTGTTATCTGAAGTGCATGAGGTAATGAGTGAATTGCTTACAAAGGTAACGAGTATTGATACTGTAATTGATGTCATTTCTAGCATCGCAGACCAAACAAATCTACTTGCATTAAACGCTAGTATTGAAGCGGCTCGTGCTGGTGAGCATGGTAAAGGCTTTGCAGTTGTTGCAGATGAAGTAAGAAAATTAGCTGAAGAATCCGCAAGTGCAGCTACACAAATTCGCGAAACGATTCAGCTTATGCTAAAGGAATCAACAAATGCTTCCAATGCTTTAAAGCAAACTCAAATGATTACAAGCAAACAGGAGCAAGTAACAAGCGAAACAGAACACGCTTTTAAAACAATTTATCAAGCGATTGAAACGATACAGCATTCTATTTCAGAAGTATCACAAGGCATGCGCAATATTTCATCCTTGCAAAATGATACAGCTACTGCTATCGAAAGCATGACAGCCATTACAGAACAAACTGCTGCCACAACAGAGGAAATTTCGGCTTCTGCTGATGAACAAAATAGAGCAATCGAAAGCGTTGCCCACTCTGCGGATGAGCTACAATCATTAAGCAAGGAACTCAAAAATATTTTGAGCAAATTTTCATATTGA
- a CDS encoding GatB/YqeY domain-containing protein translates to MLKTIVFEQLKVAMREKDVVAKGVLTLVKSALDLAEKEKGNELTQEEEIAIVNREIKQTNQALEGAKSAGREDLIEKEQTKLEILKRFLPKQLTEEEIIAELTAAGIVKGMNMGEAMKIAKPLLAGKADGALMSKVVKSLI, encoded by the coding sequence ATGTTAAAAACAATTGTTTTTGAACAATTAAAAGTAGCAATGAGAGAAAAGGATGTAGTAGCGAAAGGCGTACTAACACTTGTTAAATCTGCGTTAGACCTTGCAGAGAAGGAAAAGGGAAACGAATTAACACAAGAAGAGGAAATTGCTATTGTTAACCGTGAAATAAAGCAAACGAATCAAGCTTTAGAAGGTGCAAAGTCAGCAGGTAGAGAAGACTTAATAGAGAAAGAGCAAACAAAGTTGGAAATTTTAAAACGTTTCTTGCCTAAGCAATTAACGGAAGAGGAAATCATTGCGGAGTTAACTGCGGCAGGGATTGTCAAAGGCATGAATATGGGGGAGGCAATGAAAATTGCTAAGCCACTTTTAGCAGGAAAAGCTGATGGTGCATTAATGTCGAAAGTTGTTAAAAGCTTAATATAA
- a CDS encoding SIR2 family NAD-dependent protein deacylase, whose amino-acid sequence MERLQQISEWLKASQHTVVLTGAGMSTESGLADFRSKSGWWQQIDPRTVATTEALAHNYDLFHRFYSARMNALDEIAPHEGHYILADWQKRGLVQHIATQNVDGLHTLAGGANVDELHGSIRSVRCQKCAAIAESSHFLAKEICSCGGKLRPNVVLFGESLPQRAWDNTLSHMKAAQLVIVIGTSLEVYPVSQLPLMTNGKTVYINLEIEHGHFDMMISGKAGAMLNAIDKLL is encoded by the coding sequence ATGGAGCGATTACAGCAAATTAGCGAATGGTTAAAGGCATCTCAGCATACGGTCGTATTGACAGGGGCGGGGATGTCTACAGAGAGTGGGTTAGCAGATTTCCGCTCTAAAAGTGGCTGGTGGCAGCAGATTGACCCACGCACTGTCGCCACAACTGAGGCATTGGCACATAATTATGACCTTTTTCATCGATTTTATTCAGCGCGAATGAACGCGTTAGATGAAATTGCACCACATGAGGGACACTATATTTTAGCGGATTGGCAGAAGCGAGGACTCGTTCAGCATATTGCGACACAAAATGTTGACGGCTTACATACATTGGCAGGGGGCGCTAATGTAGATGAGTTGCACGGCTCTATTCGCTCGGTACGCTGTCAAAAGTGCGCGGCTATTGCTGAGAGTAGCCACTTTTTAGCAAAGGAGATTTGTTCATGTGGTGGTAAGCTACGACCGAATGTCGTACTATTTGGGGAAAGCTTACCGCAACGAGCATGGGATAATACATTATCTCATATGAAGGCAGCACAGCTTGTAATTGTTATCGGTACAAGCCTGGAAGTTTATCCGGTTAGCCAGCTACCACTGATGACAAATGGAAAAACAGTTTATATCAATTTAGAAATTGAGCATGGCCATTTCGATATGATGATTTCAGGCAAGGCTGGCGCAATGCTGAATGCCATTGATAAGCTCTTATAG
- a CDS encoding GntR family transcriptional regulator: protein METKKLQIRKPRYQTIAEDIAAKIVEKKYIIGEKIYARSSLASQYGVSAETARRAIAVLQDLEIVEATKGSGVVITSYENAVKLIQRLEGVQTVRELQTALQQSIENQINDLVALQQTAKELINRTERFRSIDPFVPFQLEITSSCPYLSRNLSEINFWQNTHATIVAIRNNENLILSPGPYATLNTGNVIYFIGDDEAIVKVKDFLQI from the coding sequence ATGGAAACAAAAAAATTACAAATTAGAAAGCCAAGATATCAAACAATCGCAGAGGATATTGCGGCAAAAATTGTTGAAAAAAAATATATTATCGGTGAAAAAATTTATGCACGCTCATCGCTTGCATCACAATATGGCGTGTCAGCCGAAACAGCTCGTCGCGCAATCGCAGTGTTACAGGATTTAGAAATTGTTGAAGCGACAAAAGGTAGTGGTGTTGTTATTACCTCCTATGAAAATGCCGTAAAGCTTATACAGCGACTTGAAGGTGTTCAAACGGTTCGTGAGCTGCAAACAGCTTTACAGCAAAGCATTGAAAATCAAATTAATGATTTAGTAGCATTGCAACAAACGGCGAAGGAATTGATAAATCGCACAGAGCGTTTCCGCTCCATCGACCCTTTTGTCCCTTTCCAGCTTGAAATTACATCTTCCTGTCCGTATTTATCTAGAAACTTAAGCGAAATTAATTTTTGGCAAAATACACATGCTACAATTGTAGCGATTCGTAATAATGAAAATCTTATTTTATCACCAGGACCGTATGCAACACTTAATACTGGCAATGTTATCTACTTTATTGGCGACGATGAGGCAATTGTTAAAGTAAAAGATTTTCTACAAATTTAA